One window of Flavobacteriales bacterium genomic DNA carries:
- a CDS encoding N-glycanase encodes MNTMHSTYCSFIALLLLGTSACTTPAPKGPVSNGDVVISVFDTCHVRFDTAWKKGEAPDTYGLLRLDAGRVVMTKITVPHFDKRVDVHLRMRLVSLGDPWDKAGSLFILPGADLPLFQQVENGTLPMDTTGYPGVVAQAGYAPAIELLRFMTPFGIGHFSDTARVRPPIYVPQWEKSVTWEADITPLLSALEGEVWLGCYIDTWTKEGFSITVELTFDESDIAGDLVKKQQVLPLCNTVRYVHPQRAYAAFHDGPLDVPFNLPDSAKDVQLHYITTGHGGHEGGDEFVRKENRISLDDSLVKAFTPWRDDCASFRRFNPTSGVWRVKTKDYHGKPEEQSLASSDLSRSGWCPGSMADPVVMELHDLGPGEHVLSIAIPEAQQWDGKANELNHWLVSAYLTWRE; translated from the coding sequence ATGAACACGATGCATTCCACCTACTGCTCGTTCATAGCTCTCCTGCTGCTCGGTACTTCAGCATGCACCACTCCTGCTCCGAAAGGCCCGGTGTCGAACGGCGATGTGGTGATCTCTGTTTTCGATACCTGCCACGTGCGGTTCGACACGGCCTGGAAGAAAGGCGAGGCGCCGGATACCTACGGACTGCTCCGGCTGGATGCGGGAAGGGTCGTGATGACCAAGATCACCGTCCCTCATTTCGATAAACGGGTGGACGTACATCTCCGCATGCGCTTGGTCTCGCTCGGTGACCCGTGGGACAAAGCCGGTTCGCTCTTCATCTTGCCCGGTGCGGACCTTCCCCTTTTCCAGCAGGTGGAGAACGGGACCCTTCCGATGGATACCACCGGATACCCGGGCGTGGTGGCGCAAGCCGGCTATGCACCGGCGATCGAGCTCCTCCGCTTCATGACACCCTTTGGCATCGGGCATTTCAGCGATACGGCACGGGTAAGGCCGCCGATCTATGTGCCGCAATGGGAGAAGAGCGTCACCTGGGAGGCGGACATCACTCCCTTGCTCAGCGCGTTGGAAGGCGAGGTCTGGCTGGGCTGTTACATCGACACTTGGACCAAGGAAGGCTTTTCGATCACCGTTGAACTGACCTTCGATGAGAGTGATATCGCAGGTGACCTGGTGAAAAAGCAACAGGTGCTCCCACTGTGCAACACCGTCAGGTACGTGCATCCGCAAAGGGCGTACGCAGCCTTTCACGATGGGCCGCTGGACGTCCCCTTCAACCTGCCCGACTCCGCCAAGGACGTCCAACTGCACTACATCACCACCGGCCATGGTGGCCATGAGGGTGGGGATGAATTCGTCCGGAAGGAGAACAGGATCTCGTTGGACGACAGCCTGGTCAAGGCCTTCACCCCATGGCGTGACGATTGTGCAAGTTTCCGCCGCTTCAATCCCACCTCAGGGGTGTGGCGGGTGAAGACCAAGGATTACCACGGAAAGCCGGAGGAACAATCACTGGCCTCCTCGGACCTGTCCCGCTCGGGATGGTGCCCGGGAAGCATGGCAGACCCCGTAGTGATGGAGCTGCATGACCTGGGACCCGGAGAACACGTGTTGTCCATCGCCATTCCGGAGGCCCAGCAATGGGACGGCAAGGCCAATGAACTCAATCATTGGTTAGTCTCCGCTTATTTGACTTGGCGGGAGTGA
- a CDS encoding DUF1902 domain-containing protein, with translation MERKIILHIEKLPEGFYLATSDSLQGLVAQGRTIAETLEIARDVAKKLIESSEPDTDIKAVEFGDNFDHPLVIGF, from the coding sequence TTGGAACGCAAGATCATTCTGCACATAGAGAAGCTGCCGGAAGGCTTCTATCTCGCCACTTCCGATTCGTTGCAGGGCTTGGTGGCGCAAGGGCGTACCATAGCCGAGACCTTGGAGATCGCACGTGATGTAGCGAAGAAGCTCATCGAATCCAGTGAACCGGACACCGACATTAAAGCGGTCGAGTTCGGCGACAACTTCGATCACCCCTTAGTGATCGGGTTCTGA
- a CDS encoding HNH endonuclease codes for MAKAKRGEGARSKLRRYFLENVGEVLDSATLFEVSGGTNEFGRRIRELRNEEGYDIQTHNDRSDLKPGQYILLSAKPKPAFERNISKETRAHVLDRNGFTCQMCGAAAGEPHPYDNGRKTRLHLGHIIDKSMGGDDSPNNLRAICSVCNEGASNLTLNRPDAIKLIAQVRRAPAKDQLDVLKWLLQKFPKQAKG; via the coding sequence ATGGCGAAGGCGAAACGTGGCGAAGGGGCAAGATCCAAACTACGCCGATACTTTCTGGAGAATGTCGGCGAGGTACTCGACTCTGCAACGCTATTCGAAGTTTCGGGAGGCACCAATGAGTTCGGTCGACGGATCCGTGAATTGCGGAATGAAGAGGGCTACGATATCCAAACCCACAACGACCGCAGTGACCTGAAGCCAGGGCAATACATTTTGCTTTCCGCCAAACCCAAGCCTGCCTTTGAGCGCAATATCTCGAAAGAGACCCGCGCCCACGTATTGGACCGGAATGGCTTCACATGTCAGATGTGTGGCGCTGCTGCCGGGGAACCACATCCTTATGACAACGGGCGCAAGACCCGTCTACACTTGGGCCACATCATCGACAAGTCAATGGGCGGGGATGACAGCCCGAACAACTTGCGTGCGATCTGTTCTGTGTGTAACGAAGGGGCCTCGAACCTGACCTTGAACCGACCGGATGCGATCAAACTGATCGCACAGGTGCGACGTGCTCCGGCCAAGGACCAGTTGGATGTGCTGAAGTGGTTACTGCAGAAGTTTCCGAAGCAGGCGAAGGGGTGA
- a CDS encoding DNA cytosine methyltransferase: protein MTSVEICAGAGGQSLGLERAGFGHEALVEIDDACCATLRSNRPEWNVLHGDVTQFDGRPYKGIDLLAGGVPCPPFSVAGKQLGAKDERDLFPEALRLTDEMRPRAVLLENVRGFLDPSFADYRTKLFKNFRKLGYVPDIKLFHASDHGVPQLRPRVVIVALRSDDADHFTWPEKLNTSVRTVGDTLVDLMAANGWKKAEQWAAGAQSIAPTIVGGSKKHGGPDLGPTRARMAWAQLGVEGRTIAEEAPERGFVGNPRLTVRMVARIQGFPDDWHFTGRKTAAYRQVGNAFPPPVAEAVGRSIARMFELAAQRTVMVA from the coding sequence ATGACAAGTGTAGAGATCTGTGCCGGTGCGGGAGGCCAGTCCCTGGGGTTGGAGCGGGCTGGCTTTGGGCATGAGGCCTTGGTGGAGATCGATGATGCCTGCTGCGCGACGTTGCGGAGCAACCGCCCGGAGTGGAATGTGCTGCACGGCGATGTCACGCAGTTCGATGGCCGACCGTACAAGGGTATCGATCTGCTTGCGGGCGGTGTTCCTTGTCCGCCGTTCTCGGTGGCCGGCAAACAGTTAGGGGCCAAGGATGAGCGCGACCTATTCCCCGAAGCGCTGCGCCTAACGGACGAGATGCGGCCACGTGCCGTGCTGCTGGAGAACGTCCGCGGCTTCCTTGACCCCTCGTTCGCGGACTACAGGACCAAGCTCTTCAAGAACTTCCGGAAGCTGGGCTACGTGCCGGACATCAAACTGTTCCATGCCTCGGACCATGGCGTTCCGCAACTACGCCCACGCGTGGTGATCGTCGCCTTGCGTTCCGATGATGCCGATCACTTCACTTGGCCAGAGAAATTGAACACATCTGTTCGCACCGTCGGTGATACGCTTGTTGACCTGATGGCCGCGAACGGTTGGAAGAAGGCAGAACAATGGGCGGCTGGTGCGCAGTCCATTGCACCCACGATCGTAGGCGGATCCAAGAAGCACGGCGGTCCGGACCTCGGCCCGACACGTGCCCGAATGGCATGGGCACAGTTGGGTGTGGAAGGTCGGACGATCGCGGAAGAAGCACCCGAGCGCGGCTTCGTCGGCAACCCACGGCTAACCGTTCGCATGGTGGCCCGCATCCAAGGCTTCCCGGACGATTGGCATTTCACAGGAAGGAAGACGGCAGCTTACCGACAGGTGGGCAATGCATTTCCTCCACCGGTGGCTGAAGCAGTCGGAAGGAGCATTGCACGGATGTTCGAGTTGGCGGCACAACGGACCGTTATGGTGGCGTGA
- a CDS encoding IS256 family transposase — translation MSRRSSRSGTGRWPPNWRTRSPHLYGKGTSYEDIGDHLKKMYGVSYSPSFISSITDRVFEEIETWRNRPLEEVYVVIYLDAVHYKVRENRKVLTKAVYSVYGVRMDGERDVLGLFIGDAEGARHWARVLENIKDRGVKDVLFFSVDGLNGFSEAIQGVFTRAVVQRCIVHMVRTSLKFVSWKDYKTVCQGLRSIYQQDSPEAAWEKLQEFKREWVGRYPEIAAKWEKDWCELSPFFDHPDAIRRVIYTTNPVEALHRILRKATKTKGAFISESALEKQLYLTLKHNEKSWKRKVRSWPQILQSLSNMYPERLAHVLV, via the coding sequence TTGAGCCGACGATCATCAAGAAGTGGGACCGGTCGCTGGCCCCCGAACTGGAGAACCAGATCCCCGCATCTGTACGGCAAGGGCACCAGCTACGAGGACATTGGGGACCATCTAAAGAAGATGTACGGGGTGAGCTACTCCCCATCGTTCATCAGCTCGATCACCGACCGGGTGTTCGAGGAGATCGAGACATGGCGCAACCGCCCGCTGGAAGAGGTGTACGTGGTCATTTATCTCGATGCGGTCCACTACAAGGTCCGGGAGAATAGAAAGGTGTTGACCAAAGCCGTTTACTCGGTATACGGGGTGAGGATGGACGGGGAACGTGATGTTCTCGGCTTGTTCATCGGCGATGCGGAAGGAGCACGCCATTGGGCGCGCGTTCTGGAGAACATCAAGGACCGCGGGGTAAAGGACGTGCTGTTCTTCAGCGTGGACGGCCTGAACGGCTTCAGCGAGGCGATCCAAGGCGTATTCACGCGAGCGGTCGTACAGCGCTGCATCGTCCATATGGTGCGCACCAGCTTGAAGTTCGTCTCTTGGAAGGACTACAAGACAGTTTGCCAAGGACTGCGTTCGATCTACCAGCAGGATAGTCCCGAAGCGGCCTGGGAAAAGCTCCAGGAGTTCAAGCGGGAATGGGTAGGGAGATATCCGGAGATCGCGGCCAAGTGGGAGAAAGACTGGTGCGAGCTAAGCCCGTTCTTTGATCATCCCGATGCCATACGCAGGGTGATCTACACCACGAACCCGGTGGAGGCCCTGCACCGCATTCTTCGCAAGGCCACCAAGACCAAGGGTGCGTTCATCAGCGAAAGTGCCTTGGAGAAGCAATTATATTTGACACTTAAGCACAACGAGAAAAGCTGGAAGAGAAAGGTCCGCAGCTGGCCGCAGATCCTTCAGTCGTTGAGCAACATGTACCCCGAAAGATTGGCCCATGTGCTGGTCTGA
- the fdhF gene encoding formate dehydrogenase subunit alpha gives MANTTTTAHSGPKSAPTDTKVAFINGKAHPIVEGETMLAFLRRSMGPDPVPTLCDAPNLEPFGSCRVCSVEVALKEDGPTKVMASCHSPVAQGQYITTHSERMKRLRKNIVELVLTNYPVEQLKTEDHGANELYNVVQKIGFDVDNVRYPKGALPLDAAGADRAFAKDTTHPYMVSNLDSCINCYRCVRACDEVQGEMVLTMAGRGFDSWIAKGTGESFMESDCVSCGACAQACPTSAITDVFRSKETEADRIVRTVCTYCGVGCNLDVRVKDEKVVAIRAPYDAEANQGHTCLKGRYAFSFYDHPDRIRTPLLKKDGKFVPATWDEAYDFIVHKFTQLKKDHGPDSIAGISSARCPNEENYLMQKFMRAVIGTNNIDCCARVCHSPTALGMQYTYGTGAATNSIDDLNDTDTIMVIGANPTDAHPVTGAKIKQQAMKGKTLIVIDPRRIHLAKYAQHHLQLKPGTNVALLNMMMHYIIKEGLVDQKFIDSRTEGYTEFRDHLLALDIDKMEAVTGVPREQVRAAAMTYAKSPAAMSFHGLGVTEHSQGTFTVMQIADLAMMTGNIGRRGVGVNPLRGQNNVQGAADMGAQPHQGAGYFEVDDAEINKLYEAHYGVPVPSHIGYKIPEMFNAAIDGSLKALWLIGEDVVQTDPNTNKVIKAMESLELLVVQELFMTETAQYADVILPGASFLEKSGTFTNGERRVQRVNAAVEPLSGTKPDGQIIVDIMNRMGFKQPDYHPSWVLEEISRIVPFFKGIRWENLGENGKQWPVAEDGTDTQILHGATFKRGLGRFFAPDWIESKEVSEHGKDYPYIITTNRELEHYNCGTMTRRTLNSDILTEDVLLIHPDDAAKNNLADGDMVCVESPRGKVDIKAKITDEVKPGILSSTFHFPEIMLNIITSDVHDSEALCPEYKVVSCRIRKAKKGHLRKAGEISLNA, from the coding sequence ATGGCAAACACCACAACCACAGCTCATTCCGGTCCGAAGTCCGCGCCGACCGATACCAAGGTGGCGTTCATCAACGGGAAGGCGCACCCCATCGTGGAGGGCGAAACCATGCTCGCCTTCCTGCGCCGCTCCATGGGCCCGGACCCCGTGCCCACGCTCTGTGATGCACCGAACCTGGAACCCTTCGGATCTTGCCGCGTGTGCAGCGTGGAAGTGGCGTTGAAGGAGGACGGACCGACGAAAGTGATGGCCAGCTGCCATTCGCCCGTGGCGCAAGGGCAGTACATCACCACGCACAGCGAGCGCATGAAGCGCCTGCGCAAGAACATCGTGGAGCTGGTGCTCACCAACTACCCGGTGGAGCAGCTGAAGACCGAGGACCACGGCGCCAACGAACTCTACAACGTGGTGCAGAAGATCGGCTTCGACGTGGACAACGTGCGCTACCCGAAAGGCGCGCTTCCGTTGGATGCCGCCGGTGCCGATCGCGCCTTCGCGAAGGACACCACGCACCCGTATATGGTGAGCAACCTCGACAGCTGCATCAACTGCTACCGCTGCGTGCGGGCCTGCGATGAGGTGCAGGGTGAAATGGTGTTGACCATGGCCGGTCGCGGCTTCGACAGCTGGATCGCGAAGGGCACGGGCGAGAGCTTCATGGAGAGCGATTGCGTGAGCTGCGGCGCCTGTGCGCAGGCCTGCCCCACCAGCGCCATCACCGACGTGTTCCGCAGCAAGGAGACCGAGGCCGACCGCATCGTGCGCACCGTATGCACCTACTGCGGCGTGGGCTGCAACCTGGACGTTCGCGTGAAGGACGAGAAGGTCGTGGCCATCCGCGCGCCCTATGATGCCGAAGCGAACCAAGGGCACACCTGCTTGAAGGGCCGCTACGCTTTCAGCTTCTATGACCATCCGGACCGCATCCGCACGCCGCTCCTGAAGAAGGATGGCAAGTTCGTTCCGGCCACCTGGGACGAGGCCTACGACTTCATCGTACACAAATTCACGCAGTTGAAGAAGGACCACGGACCCGACAGCATAGCGGGGATCAGCAGTGCGCGCTGCCCGAACGAGGAGAACTACCTCATGCAGAAATTCATGCGGGCGGTGATCGGCACCAACAACATCGACTGCTGCGCGCGCGTATGCCACAGCCCCACGGCCTTGGGCATGCAGTACACCTATGGCACGGGCGCGGCCACCAACAGCATCGACGACCTCAACGACACGGACACGATCATGGTGATCGGTGCCAACCCCACCGATGCGCACCCCGTGACCGGTGCCAAGATCAAGCAGCAGGCCATGAAGGGCAAGACGCTGATCGTGATCGATCCACGGCGCATCCACTTGGCCAAGTACGCGCAACACCACCTGCAGCTGAAGCCCGGCACCAATGTGGCCCTGCTGAACATGATGATGCACTACATCATCAAGGAAGGATTGGTGGATCAGAAGTTCATCGACAGCCGCACGGAGGGCTATACGGAGTTCCGCGACCACCTGCTGGCACTGGACATCGACAAAATGGAAGCTGTTACCGGCGTGCCGCGTGAGCAGGTGCGCGCCGCTGCGATGACCTACGCGAAGAGCCCCGCCGCCATGAGCTTCCACGGCCTGGGCGTCACCGAACATTCGCAAGGCACCTTCACCGTGATGCAGATCGCCGACCTGGCGATGATGACCGGCAACATCGGCAGACGCGGTGTGGGCGTGAACCCGTTGCGCGGACAGAACAACGTGCAGGGCGCGGCGGACATGGGCGCGCAACCGCACCAAGGCGCTGGCTATTTCGAGGTCGATGATGCCGAGATCAACAAACTGTACGAAGCCCACTACGGCGTGCCTGTTCCATCACACATCGGCTACAAGATCCCCGAGATGTTCAACGCCGCGATCGATGGCAGCCTGAAGGCGCTGTGGCTGATCGGAGAGGACGTGGTGCAGACGGACCCGAACACCAACAAGGTGATCAAGGCCATGGAAAGCTTGGAGTTGCTGGTGGTGCAAGAGCTCTTCATGACCGAGACCGCCCAGTACGCCGATGTGATCCTGCCCGGTGCCAGCTTCCTGGAAAAGAGCGGCACCTTCACCAATGGCGAGCGCCGTGTGCAACGCGTGAACGCGGCAGTGGAACCATTGTCCGGCACCAAGCCCGATGGCCAGATCATCGTGGACATCATGAACCGCATGGGCTTCAAGCAGCCGGACTACCACCCGAGCTGGGTGCTGGAGGAGATCAGCCGCATCGTGCCGTTCTTCAAAGGCATCCGCTGGGAGAACCTCGGCGAAAATGGCAAGCAATGGCCCGTGGCCGAGGATGGTACCGACACGCAGATCCTGCACGGCGCCACCTTCAAGCGCGGCCTGGGCCGGTTCTTCGCGCCGGACTGGATCGAGAGCAAGGAGGTGAGCGAGCACGGCAAAGACTACCCCTACATCATCACCACCAACCGCGAACTGGAGCACTACAACTGCGGCACCATGACGCGCCGCACGCTCAACAGCGACATCCTTACCGAAGATGTGCTGCTGATCCACCCGGACGATGCCGCCAAGAACAACCTCGCCGATGGCGACATGGTCTGCGTGGAAAGCCCGCGCGGCAAGGTGGACATCAAGGCCAAGATCACCGACGAAGTGAAGCCCGGCATCCTCAGCAGCACCTTCCACTTCCCGGAGATCATGCTCAACATCATCACCAGTGATGTACACGATAGTGAGGCGCTATGCCCGGAGTATAAGGTGGTGAGTTGCCGGATACGGAAGGCGAAGAAAGGGCATTTGAGGAAGGCGGGGGAGATTAGCTTAAATGCTTGA
- a CDS encoding 5-formyltetrahydrofolate cyclo-ligase, which produces MIAAEKKALRQRMSALRDACDPAERAALSACIITEIEAVMRVRKVKVLHSFLPMGSEVDLFPLLDRAVAKGIAVYAPKSLKGRVMENYRYTGQQDLVPGVFGTRHPAGDAYTGTFDLIIVPGLAFTAKGHRLGYGAGYYDTFLPQHPEAFTVAVCFPFQVVASLPVEGHDHVVHRVASGGT; this is translated from the coding sequence ATGATCGCTGCCGAAAAGAAAGCCCTGCGCCAACGCATGTCCGCCCTGCGCGATGCCTGCGACCCTGCCGAACGTGCCGCATTGAGCGCATGCATCATCACCGAGATCGAAGCGGTGATGCGCGTGCGCAAGGTGAAGGTGCTGCACAGCTTCCTGCCGATGGGCTCGGAGGTGGACCTCTTTCCGCTGCTGGACCGCGCCGTGGCGAAGGGCATTGCAGTCTACGCGCCGAAGTCCTTGAAGGGCCGCGTGATGGAGAACTACCGTTACACGGGTCAGCAAGACCTGGTGCCCGGTGTCTTCGGCACACGGCATCCGGCGGGCGATGCCTATACCGGAACCTTCGACCTGATCATCGTCCCGGGGCTGGCCTTCACCGCCAAGGGCCACCGGCTGGGCTACGGCGCCGGGTACTACGACACCTTCCTGCCACAGCACCCGGAGGCGTTCACCGTGGCGGTCTGCTTCCCTTTTCAAGTGGTGGCCAGCCTGCCCGTAGAAGGCCATGACCATGTGGTGCACCGCGTGGCAAGCGGCGGCACTTAG
- a CDS encoding formate dehydrogenase: MSKNITSLSGRDGKELDDALWERLQDRARSNGGSPSVEALTEVGDDFLVGEANTYGTSSFYDFLKRENKGVKAYVCNGSTCLVAGTQDHVHQELSKHFKAEEIGHMCCLGRCHENSAFNIGGRNYSGDSVDHLGDLMKSGKAEANGKHYVGTSMEKPVLTAPMPALGDFYAIWERVLKADPADVLNEIKVATIRGRGGAGFPMGFKLQACRDAEDRTGNGTPRKYIVCNADEGDPAAFSDRYLLEQRPHLVLLGMMIAGYCAGADTGVLYIRAEYPEAVQIVKEAVAELEAKGWIGKNIKGSGFNYRFKVIMAAGAYVCGEETALLNSIEGKRGEVRTRPPYPAQQGLFNRPTLVNNVETLACVPWIIANGGEAFAKLGTEKSNGTKLVSMDSAFNRPGLYEVECGTPLRKVIDELGQGFRKKVKALHIGGPLGGIVPLSKIDKLSIDFESFQQEGFLLGHAGVLSIPEDFPMVEYLDHLFQFTAVESCGKCFPCRIGSKRGEELLHQAQTNGNKIDRALFDDLLETLEIGSLCALGGGLPLGIKNALQYFDEELKAYFKA; this comes from the coding sequence ATGTCCAAGAACATCACATCGCTCAGCGGCCGCGACGGCAAGGAGCTCGACGACGCACTATGGGAACGACTGCAGGACCGCGCCCGATCGAACGGCGGATCACCTTCCGTGGAAGCGCTCACTGAAGTGGGTGATGACTTCCTCGTGGGCGAGGCGAACACCTACGGCACCAGCAGTTTCTACGATTTTTTGAAGCGGGAGAACAAGGGCGTGAAGGCCTACGTGTGCAACGGCAGCACCTGCTTGGTGGCCGGCACGCAGGATCATGTCCACCAGGAACTGAGCAAGCATTTCAAGGCGGAGGAGATCGGCCACATGTGCTGCCTGGGACGCTGCCACGAGAACAGTGCGTTCAACATCGGCGGCCGGAACTACAGCGGCGATAGTGTCGATCATCTCGGTGATCTCATGAAGAGCGGCAAAGCCGAAGCGAACGGCAAGCACTATGTCGGCACTTCGATGGAGAAGCCGGTCCTTACGGCACCGATGCCTGCGCTCGGCGACTTCTACGCCATCTGGGAACGCGTGCTGAAGGCCGACCCCGCCGACGTCCTCAACGAGATCAAGGTCGCGACGATCCGCGGCCGCGGCGGTGCGGGCTTCCCGATGGGCTTCAAGCTGCAGGCCTGTCGCGATGCGGAGGACAGGACGGGCAATGGCACACCGCGCAAGTACATCGTGTGCAACGCCGACGAAGGCGATCCCGCCGCGTTCAGCGATCGCTATCTGCTGGAGCAACGACCGCACCTCGTGCTGTTAGGCATGATGATCGCCGGGTACTGCGCGGGGGCCGATACGGGTGTGCTGTACATACGCGCCGAGTATCCCGAAGCTGTGCAGATCGTGAAGGAGGCCGTTGCGGAATTGGAAGCGAAAGGCTGGATCGGAAAGAACATCAAGGGCAGCGGTTTCAACTACCGCTTCAAGGTGATCATGGCCGCCGGTGCATACGTGTGCGGCGAAGAGACCGCCCTGCTCAACAGCATCGAAGGCAAGCGTGGCGAAGTGCGCACGCGTCCACCCTACCCCGCGCAACAAGGCCTGTTCAACCGCCCCACCTTGGTGAACAACGTGGAGACCCTGGCTTGCGTCCCGTGGATCATCGCCAATGGTGGTGAAGCCTTCGCGAAGCTCGGCACCGAAAAAAGCAACGGCACCAAACTCGTGAGCATGGACAGCGCCTTCAACCGGCCCGGTCTGTACGAGGTGGAATGCGGCACGCCATTGCGCAAAGTGATCGACGAGCTCGGACAGGGCTTCAGGAAAAAGGTGAAGGCCCTGCACATCGGCGGACCGCTCGGCGGCATCGTGCCCTTGAGCAAGATCGACAAGCTGAGCATCGATTTCGAGAGCTTCCAGCAGGAGGGCTTCCTGCTCGGCCATGCCGGCGTGTTGAGCATCCCCGAAGATTTCCCGATGGTGGAATACCTCGATCACCTCTTCCAATTCACCGCCGTGGAGAGCTGCGGCAAATGCTTCCCCTGCCGCATCGGCAGCAAGCGCGGCGAGGAACTGCTGCATCAAGCGCAGACCAACGGCAACAAGATCGACCGCGCGCTCTTCGACGACCTGTTGGAGACCCTGGAGATCGGCAGCCTCTGTGCGCTCGGTGGCGGCCTGCCGCTCGGCATCAAGAACGCACTTCAGTATTTCGATGAAGAGCTGAAGGCCTACTTCAAGGCCTGA
- a CDS encoding alpha/beta hydrolase, producing MKAGFRALSFANLSVLTAPALLAQDCSIPFTEPMFGVQQEMDILYGSSVRYNGTTQELRLNLFKPVDDEQTQRPLIILIPGGGFFDGDRSDLNAMCRDLASKGWAAATISYRLGFYAPWPLSSPFAYDPAEIVRAAYRAQQDARGAIRFLKARSAIDSTSTVNVMLMGFSAGAITALHAAYVDDPSKKPAACEAIGPVTRFTSTYPRPDLGPIEGTLNLNGQNEKVLAVASNYGGLLDTSLISGPLDPALYMYHQTGDPVVGCGYQQGLWGLPLGVGDNFPWLYGSCVTDIRIQHLDPAPGRYLLHLYAGNEHGVHDPDAILLETELFLRDLFCSPVTGVNLAARVFLDGPYDASTGLMDDQLRSLGGFPMIEPYTALGYSHAGGGDEFIQPAVLMVTGNDAIVDWVVLELRDAMDPAVVSATRSALLQRDGDIVDVDGNSPVHFNAAPAMYNVAVLHRNHLGAMTLDPVILDATPTPVDLTNAATSTYGTEARKSVWGAFPVKALWAGDVNFDGAVKYTGADNDRDVVLQSIGGSSPTEIATGYLPTDVNMNGVVQYTGAANDRDIILQSVGGSSPTGTRTEQLP from the coding sequence ATGAAAGCCGGGTTCCGTGCATTGTCCTTTGCCAATCTATCGGTGCTCACGGCGCCGGCACTGCTCGCGCAGGACTGCTCCATCCCCTTCACCGAGCCGATGTTCGGGGTGCAACAGGAGATGGACATCCTCTACGGTTCGAGCGTTCGGTACAACGGCACCACGCAGGAGCTGCGGTTGAACCTTTTTAAGCCCGTGGACGACGAGCAGACGCAACGGCCGTTGATCATCCTGATCCCCGGCGGCGGCTTCTTCGACGGGGACCGCAGCGACCTCAACGCGATGTGCCGTGATCTGGCGAGCAAGGGCTGGGCCGCGGCCACCATCAGCTATCGGCTGGGCTTCTATGCTCCGTGGCCGCTCAGCTCGCCGTTCGCCTATGACCCGGCAGAGATCGTGCGTGCGGCGTACAGGGCCCAGCAGGATGCGCGCGGGGCCATCCGCTTTCTGAAAGCCCGCAGCGCGATCGACAGCACCAGCACCGTGAATGTGATGCTGATGGGCTTCAGCGCCGGCGCCATCACCGCCTTGCATGCCGCGTATGTGGACGACCCCTCGAAGAAGCCGGCCGCATGCGAGGCCATCGGCCCGGTGACGCGCTTCACCAGCACCTATCCCCGGCCGGACCTCGGGCCGATCGAGGGCACCTTGAACCTGAACGGCCAGAACGAAAAGGTGTTGGCCGTGGCCTCGAACTACGGCGGATTGCTGGACACGTCGCTCATCTCCGGACCGCTGGATCCTGCTTTGTACATGTACCATCAGACGGGCGACCCCGTGGTGGGCTGCGGCTACCAGCAAGGGCTCTGGGGCCTGCCCTTGGGCGTAGGCGACAACTTCCCCTGGCTCTATGGATCGTGCGTTACCGACATCAGGATCCAGCACCTCGACCCGGCACCGGGCCGCTACCTCCTCCATCTCTATGCCGGCAACGAACACGGTGTGCATGACCCGGACGCGATCCTATTGGAGACGGAACTCTTCCTGCGGGACCTTTTCTGCAGCCCGGTCACGGGGGTGAACCTCGCCGCACGCGTTTTTCTGGACGGCCCGTACGATGCTTCGACAGGTCTGATGGACGATCAGCTCCGCAGCTTAGGCGGCTTTCCTATGATCGAACCCTACACCGCATTGGGCTATTCACATGCTGGTGGCGGCGACGAGTTCATCCAGCCCGCCGTGCTCATGGTCACCGGCAACGACGCCATTGTGGACTGGGTGGTGCTGGAGCTGCGCGATGCGATGGACCCCGCAGTGGTATCGGCCACGCGCAGTGCCTTGCTCCAACGTGACGGCGACATCGTGGACGTCGACGGCAACTCCCCGGTCCACTTCAACGCGGCCCCCGCGATGTACAATGTGGCAGTGCTGCACCGCAACCATTTGGGCGCGATGACCCTGGACCCTGTGATCTTGGATGCCACACCTACTCCGGTGGATCTCACCAATGCGGCCACTTCCACCTATGGCACCGAGGCACGTAAAAGCGTCTGGGGAGCCTTCCCGGTCAAAGCGCTCTGGGCGGGCGACGTGAACTTCGACGGGGCGGTGAAGTACACCGGTGCGGACAACGACCGTGATGTTGTCCTGCAGAGCATCGGCGGCAGCTCACCCACAGAGATCGCCACGGGCTACCTGCCCACCGATGTGAACATGAACGGCGTGGTGCAGTACACCGGCGCGGCCAACGACCGCGATATCATTCTACAGAGTGTTGGCGGCAGCTCGCCCACGGGTACGCGGACGGAACAGCTGCCGTAG